The sequence below is a genomic window from Xiphophorus maculatus strain JP 163 A chromosome 18, X_maculatus-5.0-male, whole genome shotgun sequence.
gaataaagttataaaattatgacaataaaatcaTGCAAGAATAAATCCATAATATTTCACTAATTAAGTCaattttatgagaataaagttacagaagaaaaacataatgttACCACTTTatcctggtaatattatgactttattttcatattttatgaaatatttcccaGCATGCTCTGGTACCTGATGTGCCGGAAGATCTGTAGTAGTTGCGATGTGATCCGTGTTCGTTTGATATGAACAAAtctggagaaaacacagaaacagaagaatcaagtgaaaccagtaaaaccagtaagTTACTCTTAAAACTGTCTAATCAAACTGAAAGACCCGGTTATGATAAATGAGTCAATTTCTAATcaaatgaatttaaaactttgaaCATATTTAAGAGCTGATGTGTTTGAGCCGCGGCGTCTCCTCAGAGTCAGATTGAAGGttttaaagaagagaaaacgGCTAAATGAAGTCAAACCTGCACATTTCCTCATGATTCTGTTGAGCGGTCCGGACGTGTAGAGCAAACCCACCAGGATCCCTGCCAGGTGACCCACAAACGAAGtcctggaggagcagcagacacggatcaatcaatcaatcaatcaatggtTTCAGCCTCAGGGCaggtcaaagtgctttacatcataaaaacacaaaaatcaacaattgaaacattacatttagttAAATATCATCatcacacattaaaatgttggtcagtgtttcattagcaactctaaacatttgggtttttactccagatttaaaggaactcagtgtttcggctgtttttcagttttctgttccagatctgtgttgcacagaagctgaatgcaGCTTCTCCATTCGTGGTTCTGGGAATCAAACACTTCCTGGATTTAATGGTTCCCAGCAGAACATTTCCAAAGCTCAGGATTTCACTGCAAACACTAAATATTATCAAGTCATTTTACTCCAGTTTCTGGTGTAAATGTCTTAgtacaattgaaataagacaaaactaatttacacataacttttcagcaaaatatatgagcttgttttaagtcaataataccttaatactgataaaaaaaaaaaagttccactggtagaaaatatatttttcccaaATCATAAGTGAAAGATTCTACAAATGGATAAAGAAAtgcaatgtatttatttatttaaccctTAAAATGTCACGTCTCTATTGTAAATAAGAACTTGTTTTTAATAGCTTACCTGGTTtaataaaagttgaataaaaatgttatctttataTTGTTTTCAGGCTAATCTACTTGAGAAAAAgtctcattttcaaaataaaacccttgtaataaaaaaatacagttttttttcatggaaCAATTGCATTAAGTTTCAACAattcatcagaataatcaatagattactcgattactgaaataatcctTAGCTGTAGCCGTAATTAGCAGTAATAATTTTTCTTGTCattcagttaaaaaagaaaattaacaaatatcAACAACcaataaaagaacatttttattttttgcacaatttttatatatttctatatttttaaacctaaaaaattacatgaaattactcttaaaaaaaataaacgtcTAACAatagatatttatcaaaaacaataagctgtttttattaaaaggtCAGTTTAGATTTTTGACTAaatggttttaatttatcaggactgaggacaaaaatgttttttaagtctataatatatattattaaacaCGTGAAAcggctccatctagtggatcAAATCCAACAGTGCAGTTAATAAAAAGCATCTTTAGAAATTTGAATAGGATATCATTTAGTGCAGcattatgtttaaataaattaataaaaaaataaactggaaataaaCTAGTGGAAAGTGGAACTTAAAGTGTTTCAGAGTTATAAAATACAGAGTTAAAGTGAGAAGAAGGCTTAGTTAATGATTAGAAAGTTGTTTaaactggttttactgggattAAAAAGCATCTTTATGAGTCTAATCTGGGGAAGTGGTTCCAGAATCCAGGATGTTTTCTCTTACACTCACCCAGGTGCCGTTAAGTGGATCAGAATGAGCTCCACCCAGCTGGCGTAGCGGCTAGCCACCGGCAGCCCCATCACGTATGTCACGCTGCCGGGGTGGTAGTGGTTATTCAGCACCTTCAGCGCAAACAGCACAcctggaaataaaacataaaaaccaagcAGTGAAGAGGACCCAAATGTTTCCACTCAGAAACCCGTAGATCTACTCGTACCAGAGAAGCCGACAGCGCAGGCCTGGCTGTAGGACTGGTCGTCAGCTAGCTCTGTTAGCAGCCCCTCCAGCAGTAGGTACACCGCCCCGGTGAGCACGGAGAAGACGGACAGAACGTATATGAACCAGGCCGTGCCCAGCCGCCGCTCCAAGTTCATCCCTTTCCACAGCAGAGACACCATGTTGAAGTACAGATGCCAGTCGTCGGCGTGGTGGAACGGCGACAGGAGCAGCCGCCGCCATTCACCCTGCCAGTACGCCTGCTGGACGCTCACACAGGTCtgggaataaacaaaacaaattaaggGTGAACCGATCCACTTCTTCCACTTCTGAGGTATTGGCTGGtctgatgcagaaaaacagctgacctgactttttaaacagacataaatgtgatgatttacacatttatttaattactttgCACCAAGAGTAATTCAGTTCCAAGCAATTAAACTACCAATAAATTGAAGAAttaatacagatattaatatcggatcagTGCGTTTCTTTTAGAAATCATGCAAAATGGTGAATATTTCTGTCAACTAAACCACCAAGGACAAttcagtaaatgaaaaaaaaaacacatcgttttgtttttaaatgtttggatgTGTGGATTAGTTATTTACCCTCAGGAGCGGAGCTGCTGGGAAGAGGTAAAGGTAAACGTTGAGAGCCAGGACAGCCAGAGTGACCGGGGGGATGTTGTCCAGGCCCACCTGGAGCAGCTGGGAGCCCAGCATCAGCAAGCCCAGATGGGACGACCTCGATCTCCTGTTCATCCTGAAGCCAGCCTGACAGGAAGCAGCAACACGACTTCAACCATGGCCGACGTTACGAACCAGacaaagcagagcagagcaggcgCTCTttaaggatgttttcacaccgaATAGCCCAATAAACTCGGTTTGAATGGGGACCAAACCTGAAATCTGCAAACCTAACACTCTGAAAAACAGCTCCGAAAAGCTAAAAGTGACACTGTCAGCATGTTTTGTTACATAAATCTGtaacattttgacaaaacaaaacgcaGCATAATATTCAGAATGTTGATTGAAGATATCTGACGTAGAAAAGCTGTTAATGGTCAACATATCTCTAATTCATCTGGAGatattttaaaaggaaactttgactaggactgtcacaataacaaatttatactggacgataaattgtcccagaagttattgcaataaacgacaCTATTGTTGTcttgagattattttaaatacattttaaattctactgaacatttaacactggaactggcagataatttaaatatccaaaataaataaacaacagaaataacaaataaaaaacgaaTTATGAAGtctatg
It includes:
- the rhbdd1 gene encoding rhomboid-related protein 4 gives rise to the protein MNRRSRSSHLGLLMLGSQLLQVGLDNIPPVTLAVLALNVYLYLFPAAPLLRTCVSVQQAYWQGEWRRLLLSPFHHADDWHLYFNMVSLLWKGMNLERRLGTAWFIYVLSVFSVLTGAVYLLLEGLLTELADDQSYSQACAVGFSGVLFALKVLNNHYHPGSVTYVMGLPVASRYASWVELILIHLTAPGTSFVGHLAGILVGLLYTSGPLNRIMRKCADLFISNEHGSHRNYYRSSGTSGYAGQSGVHYGYFHDPPGYHTASYTGGLTEEQQLEAAIRNSLDDRGRGNDRRGRPYRDSSDDVSAEEMRWRRRRRFDS